The Aneurinibacillus migulanus genome contains the following window.
TCGCTCGCCTTCACAGCTGCGTCTATCAATTCTTGGTCAGCACGGAAAATTGAAACATCGGTAAAAGGAATCACGCCGCGTGGAAAGCCTAGCGCAGTCACGTCCATATCATGGTGCTGACAATCCATAGCTACCACAATATCGCCGATTTCTAGCTCTGGATGGAGCGCACCTGCCACACCCGTAAAAATCACCGCACCTACTTGAAAGGCGTCAACAAGAATTTGTGTGCAGACACTGGCGTTCACTTTGCCGACGCCGCACTTACACAGCACAACCTCTTTGTCCTCCCATCGCCCCTCATAGTATGTAATTCCGGCTTTGCGCGTCTCACGCACAAGGTCCATTCCTTCTTTATACAACGCAATTTCTTCGTCCATCGCTCCGATAATTCCGATTCTCATACCTTCTCCCCTTACTCCGCTTCTTTTTCTGCATCACGCCGTGCATTCTCTTTGGTTGACTGCCGTTCTTCGATGCGGTGTGGAAGAATGACAATATGATTCTCCACTTTCTCGTTGTTCATATATTTGGTTAGCAGACGCATAGCCACCGCACCAATGTCATACATCGGTTGAACTACAGTCGTCAGACGTGGACGTACCATTTCTGCAAGACGAATGTTATCGAAACCGATTACATCTACATCTTCCGGTACACGAAGACCACGGTCTTGAATACCGTGAATAACACCAACCGCCATCTCATCGCTGGCCGCAAAAATCGCTGTCGGCTGTTCCACCAGCGACATGAATTGTTCCACCGCATCCAGGCCGGACTCATAACGGAAATTGCCGTTATACACGTAGCTATCTTTAAAGGTTAATCCCGCTTCATCCAGCGCTTTCTTATACCCTTCAAAACGACGCATACCTGCCAGCGGATCGATAAGCGGACCGGTTACCATGGCGACGCGTTTGTGACCTTTTTCAATTAGATATTTCGTCGCATCATATCCGGCTTCATAGTGACTAATATCGACAGACGGCAATTGTCCTGTTGGATCTTTTGTTCCCGCCAGAACAATCGGAACAGAAGCGGTTGTAAATACCTGCATATGGTTCTCCGTAATTTCTCGGCCCATGAATACAATCCCGTCCACCTGCTTCTCTAGCAGCGTGTTCGTCAAATGCAGCTCACGCTCGATCCGCTCATCCGAATCACATAGAATAATGTTATACTTATACATGCTGGCGATATCATCAATCCCACGCGCCAATTCGGCGAAGAAAGGGCTTGCGATATCGGGAATGACCACTCCGACTGTAGTCGTACGCTTGCTCGCCAGGCCACGGGCTACTGCATTCGGACGATATCCAAGCTGTTCAATGGCAGCAAGCACCTTTTTTCTTGTGGAAGGTTTCACATTCGGGTTTCCGTTCACGACACGAGAAACGGTTGCCATTGAAACACCCGCTTCCCTTGCCACGTCATAAATTGTAACTGGCAATCGTAATTCCTCCTACT
Protein-coding sequences here:
- the ccpA gene encoding catabolite control protein A, producing the protein MPVTIYDVAREAGVSMATVSRVVNGNPNVKPSTRKKVLAAIEQLGYRPNAVARGLASKRTTTVGVVIPDIASPFFAELARGIDDIASMYKYNIILCDSDERIERELHLTNTLLEKQVDGIVFMGREITENHMQVFTTASVPIVLAGTKDPTGQLPSVDISHYEAGYDATKYLIEKGHKRVAMVTGPLIDPLAGMRRFEGYKKALDEAGLTFKDSYVYNGNFRYESGLDAVEQFMSLVEQPTAIFAASDEMAVGVIHGIQDRGLRVPEDVDVIGFDNIRLAEMVRPRLTTVVQPMYDIGAVAMRLLTKYMNNEKVENHIVILPHRIEERQSTKENARRDAEKEAE
- a CDS encoding 5'-methylthioadenosine/adenosylhomocysteine nucleosidase is translated as MRIGIIGAMDEEIALYKEGMDLVRETRKAGITYYEGRWEDKEVVLCKCGVGKVNASVCTQILVDAFQVGAVIFTGVAGALHPELEIGDIVVAMDCQHHDMDVTALGFPRGVIPFTDVSIFRADQELIDAAVKASEQVAEGRTMTGRILSGDQFIASRDKVRELHETMAGMCTEMEGAAVAQVCVMNEIPFVVIRSMSDKADGSAHVNFPEFTKLASQRSYEIVKNMLAHL